In Methanothermococcus thermolithotrophicus DSM 2095, one DNA window encodes the following:
- a CDS encoding CBS domain-containing protein, with product MIEVRSVMKEPITVNQNDRIEDVITLFRKNRISGAPVVDADGKIVGVISESDIVKTITTHDERFDLILPSPLDLIELPLKAAIKMEEFKEDMKNALKTEVWEAMTRDVITITPETSINEAAEIMIKNKIKRLPVVENGKLVGIVTRGDLIEVLVSEKE from the coding sequence ATGATCGAAGTGAGATCAGTTATGAAGGAACCAATAACGGTAAATCAAAATGACCGTATCGAAGATGTCATAACTTTATTTAGAAAAAATAGAATAAGTGGAGCTCCGGTTGTGGATGCAGATGGTAAAATAGTTGGGGTCATTTCAGAAAGTGATATTGTAAAGACAATTACAACCCATGATGAAAGATTTGATTTAATACTACCTTCTCCACTGGATTTAATTGAATTACCTTTAAAAGCAGCTATAAAAATGGAAGAATTCAAAGAAGATATGAAAAATGCCCTAAAAACCGAAGTATGGGAAGCTATGACAAGGGATGTTATAACAATTACACCCGAAACTTCAATAAATGAAGCTGCTGAAATAATGATTAAAAATAAAATTAAGAGACTTCCCGTTGTTGAAAACGGAAAACTTGTTGGAATTGTCACAAGAGGGGACTTGATAGAGGTACTGGTTTCTGAGAAGGAATAG
- the rbr gene encoding rubrerythrin, giving the protein MGTIENLVKAFAGESMARNRYSFYAKIAKKEGYVFISKVFLETADNEKEHAETFFEFIQELRKDDAIKTEIEAPLVCGNTVENLKAAIDGEHYENTYMYPEFAEIAEKEGLKDIAERIRAISRAEEHHEARYKKILEAVENGTMFKRDEETEWVCLECGYIHNGTEAPEKCPSCGHAKSYYVARDMLSL; this is encoded by the coding sequence ATGGGTACTATTGAAAACTTGGTTAAGGCATTTGCTGGAGAGAGTATGGCAAGAAATAGATATAGTTTCTATGCAAAGATTGCAAAGAAGGAGGGGTATGTATTTATATCCAAGGTCTTTCTTGAAACTGCTGACAATGAAAAAGAACATGCTGAGACTTTTTTTGAGTTTATTCAGGAACTTAGAAAAGATGACGCCATAAAAACCGAAATTGAAGCACCATTAGTTTGCGGAAACACCGTGGAAAACCTAAAAGCTGCGATAGATGGAGAGCATTATGAAAATACATACATGTATCCAGAATTTGCAGAAATAGCTGAAAAAGAAGGACTTAAAGATATAGCAGAAAGAATTAGGGCGATAAGTAGGGCAGAAGAGCATCATGAGGCAAGGTACAAAAAAATCCTTGAAGCAGTTGAAAACGGAACAATGTTTAAAAGAGATGAGGAAACAGAATGGGTTTGTCTTGAATGTGGGTATATCCATAACGGAACTGAAGCTCCAGAAAAGTGTCCATCATGTGGGCATGCAAAGAGCTACTATGTTGCTAGGGACATGCTTTCTCTTTAA
- the purE gene encoding 5-(carboxyamino)imidazole ribonucleotide mutase — protein MICIVMGSESDVKIAEKAVNILKDFEVEFEVRVASAHRTPELVEEIVKNSDAKVFIAIAGLAAHLPGVVASLTTKPVVAVPVESKLDGMDALLSAVQMPPGIPVATVGVDRGENAAILALEMLAISDENIASKLKDFRTKQKEKVMKSDEKVKNMF, from the coding sequence ATGATATGTATTGTAATGGGAAGCGAAAGCGATGTTAAAATAGCCGAAAAGGCTGTTAATATTTTAAAGGACTTTGAAGTAGAATTTGAAGTTAGAGTAGCTTCAGCCCATAGAACACCAGAATTAGTTGAAGAAATAGTTAAAAATTCAGATGCAAAAGTTTTTATAGCGATTGCAGGATTGGCTGCCCATTTACCAGGTGTTGTAGCATCTTTAACAACAAAACCAGTTGTTGCTGTTCCTGTTGAGAGCAAACTGGATGGAATGGATGCATTACTAAGTGCTGTTCAAATGCCTCCAGGAATCCCAGTAGCTACTGTTGGTGTAGATAGAGGTGAAAATGCTGCTATTTTAGCCCTTGAAATGCTGGCAATATCTGATGAAAACATTGCATCAAAATTGAAAGATTTCAGAACTAAACAAAAAGAGAAGGTTATGAAATCCGATGAAAAAGTTAAAAACATGTTTTAA
- a CDS encoding formylmethanofuran dehydrogenase subunit B, whose translation MEIIKDVVCPFCGTLCDDIECYVEGNHIIGTKNACRIGYSKFTHREGSTRHTGPLMRENKKDDFKKVDWDTAIEKAAEILVNAKKPLIYGFSATECHAHVYGIELAEKVKGVVSNTAEVCHGPSVWALQDVGYPICTLGEVKNRADVVIYWGCNPMHAHPRHMSRYGVFSRGFFRERGRNDRTLIVVDPRKTDTAKLADVHLQVEPHKDYELISAMRAALKGFELKGEKIAGIPVETIYEAIDVLKNAQFGNLFFGMGVTQSGSKHRNIDNAIELIIDLNAHTKFTLIPMRGHYNVNGFNQVCTWISGYPLCVDYSSGSPIFNPGDTSVTDLLMRREADAMLNLASDPGAHFPQKAVERMVEIPLIVMEPHQTPTTELANIILPPAIAGVECGGTAYRMDGVPIALKKVIDPPEDVMSDKEILKRMMDKVKELL comes from the coding sequence ATGGAAATAATAAAAGATGTGGTTTGTCCATTCTGTGGAACATTATGTGACGACATAGAGTGCTATGTTGAAGGTAATCACATAATCGGGACAAAGAACGCATGCAGAATTGGATACAGTAAATTTACCCATAGAGAAGGTTCTACAAGACACACAGGACCTTTAATGAGGGAAAATAAAAAAGACGATTTTAAAAAGGTTGATTGGGATACTGCAATAGAGAAGGCGGCAGAAATACTAGTAAATGCCAAAAAACCATTGATATATGGATTTTCAGCAACAGAGTGTCATGCTCACGTGTATGGGATAGAATTGGCCGAAAAGGTAAAAGGAGTAGTAAGTAATACTGCAGAAGTATGCCACGGACCAAGTGTTTGGGCATTGCAGGATGTAGGTTATCCTATTTGTACATTAGGTGAGGTAAAAAATAGGGCAGATGTAGTGATCTATTGGGGATGCAATCCAATGCATGCTCATCCAAGACACATGAGTAGGTATGGTGTATTTTCAAGAGGATTTTTCAGAGAAAGAGGGAGAAATGATAGAACATTAATTGTTGTAGATCCGAGAAAAACAGATACTGCGAAGTTAGCAGATGTTCACCTACAAGTCGAACCTCATAAAGATTATGAGTTAATAAGTGCAATGAGGGCGGCATTGAAAGGGTTTGAGTTGAAAGGGGAAAAAATTGCAGGAATCCCTGTGGAAACTATTTATGAGGCAATAGATGTGCTTAAAAATGCCCAATTTGGAAATTTGTTCTTTGGTATGGGTGTCACCCAATCAGGAAGTAAGCACAGAAATATTGACAATGCCATTGAACTTATTATTGATTTAAATGCCCATACAAAATTCACACTTATACCGATGAGGGGACACTACAATGTGAATGGATTTAACCAAGTGTGCACCTGGATAAGTGGTTATCCACTATGTGTTGATTACTCAAGTGGAAGCCCTATATTCAATCCAGGGGATACAAGTGTAACCGATCTGTTAATGAGAAGAGAAGCTGATGCCATGTTAAACCTTGCATCAGATCCTGGAGCTCACTTCCCTCAAAAGGCAGTGGAGAGAATGGTTGAAATTCCTTTAATAGTGATGGAGCCCCACCAAACTCCAACAACAGAACTGGCAAATATAATACTACCTCCGGCAATTGCTGGAGTTGAATGTGGAGGAACCGCTTATAGGATGGATGGCGTTCCAATCGCTCTTAAAAAAGTCATTGACCCTCCAGAAGATGTAATGTCAGATAAAGAAATCCTAAAAAGAATGATGGACAAAGTTAAAGAGCTTTTATAA
- a CDS encoding PINc/VapC family ATPase, with protein MDDKQDSSGLNQEPIFVGGSQNEDEDIPTTIPDLKNKKITVDTCVVIDGRITDLIENGVIENSKIIIPEAVISELEAQANKGREIGYLGIEELKKMVDVAKESNIEIEYYGERPSVDIISLAKSGEIDAMIRNVAKETDSILLTSDRIQYNLALAQGIESYYLHVKKEKVELVLDKYFDSLTTSVHLKENCKPYVKRGKPGEVKLTPVDDKELTREEMEAIIDNILKYSEQNNGLIEIQRRGATVIQLGNMRIAITRPPFSEGLEVTAVRPITKVSLDDYNLSEHLMDRLKKAEGIFVSGAPGSGKSTFVSALAEYYRSNNKIVKTMESPRDLQVGTEITQYAPLEGSMEKTCDILLLVRPDYTIYDEVRKTRDFEIFADMRMAGVGMVGVVHASKPIDAIQRLIGRVELGIIPQIVDTVVFIQDGKIEKVYEVGFTVKVPHGMKEADLARPVIEIKDFVTKKPEYEIYTYGEQVVVMPIKEEEISEVPPVYKYAEENIKKALKPYIPKKAKPEIKILGNDTIELRVHEKYIPSIIGKGGKEISKLEDIIGLKISVRELGSDSGAETQGHYDEEVDKYEYMSDYETTRLIETGKHIVVDAGEDFVGANIKIYIDGEYLCSATVSSNGTVKLNKKTSIGKELLSAMKKGKDIFVEM; from the coding sequence ATGGACGATAAACAAGATTCTAGTGGTTTAAATCAAGAACCAATATTTGTTGGCGGTTCACAAAATGAAGATGAGGATATTCCAACTACAATCCCTGATTTAAAAAATAAAAAAATAACAGTAGATACCTGTGTAGTTATTGACGGTAGAATAACTGACCTGATAGAGAATGGAGTAATAGAAAATAGTAAGATAATAATCCCTGAGGCAGTTATATCTGAGTTGGAAGCTCAGGCAAATAAAGGTAGGGAAATAGGTTATTTAGGAATTGAAGAATTGAAGAAAATGGTAGATGTTGCAAAGGAAAGCAATATTGAAATAGAATACTACGGGGAAAGACCCTCAGTTGATATTATTTCACTTGCCAAGAGCGGGGAAATAGATGCAATGATTAGAAATGTGGCAAAAGAAACCGACTCAATACTTTTAACAAGCGATAGAATACAATACAACCTTGCACTTGCTCAAGGAATAGAGTCCTACTATCTACACGTTAAAAAAGAAAAAGTTGAATTGGTGTTGGATAAATATTTTGACTCTTTAACAACATCAGTTCATTTGAAGGAAAACTGCAAACCATATGTAAAAAGAGGAAAACCTGGGGAAGTTAAACTTACCCCTGTAGATGATAAGGAGCTCACAAGGGAAGAAATGGAAGCTATAATTGATAATATTTTAAAATACAGTGAGCAAAATAATGGATTAATTGAGATACAGAGAAGAGGGGCAACAGTAATCCAGCTTGGAAACATGAGAATAGCCATAACAAGGCCTCCGTTTTCAGAAGGTCTCGAAGTCACGGCTGTAAGGCCTATCACAAAGGTTTCACTTGATGATTACAATTTATCAGAACATCTAATGGATAGACTAAAGAAAGCAGAAGGTATATTTGTTTCAGGAGCTCCAGGTAGTGGAAAATCAACGTTTGTTTCAGCATTGGCAGAGTACTATAGGAGCAACAATAAAATAGTAAAAACAATGGAAAGTCCAAGGGATTTACAGGTAGGTACTGAAATTACTCAGTATGCACCACTTGAGGGGAGTATGGAAAAAACCTGCGATATTTTACTTTTAGTAAGGCCTGATTACACAATATACGATGAAGTCAGAAAGACAAGGGACTTTGAAATATTTGCAGATATGAGAATGGCAGGAGTTGGAATGGTTGGGGTAGTTCATGCTTCAAAGCCAATAGATGCTATACAGAGACTCATAGGTAGAGTAGAGCTCGGTATAATTCCTCAGATTGTAGATACTGTTGTATTTATTCAAGATGGAAAAATTGAAAAGGTTTATGAAGTGGGCTTTACAGTTAAAGTTCCGCATGGAATGAAAGAGGCAGATTTGGCAAGGCCTGTTATTGAAATTAAAGACTTTGTAACAAAAAAACCCGAATACGAGATATACACCTATGGGGAACAGGTTGTAGTCATGCCTATAAAGGAAGAAGAAATTAGCGAAGTACCTCCAGTTTACAAATATGCCGAAGAAAATATAAAGAAGGCTTTGAAACCATACATTCCAAAAAAGGCAAAACCTGAGATTAAAATATTGGGCAACGATACAATTGAACTTAGAGTTCATGAGAAGTACATTCCTTCAATTATAGGAAAAGGGGGAAAGGAAATATCCAAGCTGGAAGATATAATAGGATTAAAAATAAGTGTTAGAGAATTGGGTTCAGATTCTGGAGCTGAAACTCAAGGTCATTATGATGAAGAAGTTGATAAGTACGAATATATGAGCGATTATGAAACTACAAGATTAATTGAGACTGGAAAACATATCGTTGTAGATGCAGGGGAGGATTTTGTTGGAGCGAATATTAAAATTTATATTGATGGAGAATATCTCTGCTCTGCTACCGTAAGTTCAAATGGTACTGTAAAATTAAACAAAAAAACATCCATTGGAAAAGAGCTCTTAAGTGCAATGAAAAAAGGAAAAGACATATTTGTTGAGATGTAA
- a CDS encoding beta-ribofuranosylaminobenzene 5'-phosphate synthase, with the protein MKLKLTSPSRIHMSLIDLNGSIGRVDGGVGVALDYPNFVIEGKESDEIEIDLKADLNKSMKEDMEKRIYDSAKKVLNHINEDGISLKIRNIIPPHTGLGSGTQMAISTGKLTSLIYGKELSATEIAKITGRGGTSGIGIAAFENGGFIVDGGHTFGPGKDKEDFRPSSVSKNVRPAPILFRHDFNWDIVLTIPRGKNIHGNKEVDIFKTYCPIPLSETQKLCHLILMKMMPSIIEKDLNSFGEVINNIQNLGFKKVEVDLQSETVKKLLKTLQDVSYSGLSSFGPTIYSIGDKKIIIEASKKFFDENGIEGEIIVTTGNNKGYKVE; encoded by the coding sequence ATGAAATTAAAGTTAACTTCCCCTTCAAGAATACACATGAGTTTAATTGACTTGAACGGCAGTATTGGAAGGGTAGATGGTGGTGTAGGGGTAGCCTTAGATTATCCAAATTTCGTAATTGAAGGTAAAGAAAGCGATGAGATAGAGATAGATTTAAAAGCTGATTTAAATAAAAGTATGAAAGAGGATATGGAAAAAAGGATTTACGATTCTGCAAAAAAGGTTTTAAACCATATAAATGAAGATGGGATATCTTTAAAAATACGCAATATAATTCCTCCACATACTGGTTTAGGCAGTGGTACTCAGATGGCAATCTCAACTGGAAAGTTGACCTCATTAATCTACGGAAAAGAATTAAGCGCTACCGAAATTGCAAAAATAACTGGGAGAGGCGGTACATCAGGTATTGGTATTGCAGCATTTGAAAATGGAGGTTTTATAGTTGATGGGGGGCACACATTTGGACCAGGCAAGGATAAAGAGGATTTCAGACCTTCTTCTGTGTCAAAAAATGTAAGGCCTGCGCCCATACTTTTTAGGCATGACTTTAACTGGGATATAGTTTTAACGATACCAAGGGGCAAAAATATACATGGAAACAAAGAAGTAGATATATTTAAGACATACTGCCCTATCCCATTATCTGAAACCCAAAAGCTATGCCATCTAATCCTAATGAAGATGATGCCATCAATAATTGAAAAAGATTTAAATTCCTTTGGAGAGGTTATAAATAATATACAAAACTTAGGTTTTAAGAAGGTAGAGGTTGATCTTCAGAGTGAAACTGTCAAAAAACTTTTAAAAACATTGCAGGATGTTTCATACAGTGGTTTGTCCAGTTTTGGACCTACCATATATTCAATTGGAGATAAGAAGATAATAATTGAAGCTTCAAAGAAGTTTTTTGATGAAAATGGAATAGAAGGCGAGATCATAGTAACTACTGGAAATAACAAAGGATATAAAGTAGAATAA
- the hisI gene encoding phosphoribosyl-AMP cyclohydrolase — translation MEKSNTNELINNLNLKFRNIDGRELITAIVMDENKNILMTAFMNMESLKKTLETKIMHYYSTSRNKIWRKGEESGNTQYVKEVYRDCDGDALLFVVKQKGWACHEDYYSCFHYKLDLESGNLSIVGDKIMKI, via the coding sequence ATGGAAAAATCAAACACTAACGAGTTAATTAATAACTTAAATCTGAAGTTCAGAAATATTGATGGTAGAGAGCTCATAACTGCAATTGTGATGGATGAGAACAAAAATATTTTAATGACCGCTTTCATGAATATGGAATCACTGAAAAAAACCCTTGAAACCAAAATTATGCATTATTATTCAACAAGCAGAAATAAGATTTGGAGGAAAGGGGAGGAAAGTGGAAATACACAATATGTTAAAGAAGTTTATCGTGATTGCGATGGCGATGCTCTTTTATTCGTTGTAAAACAGAAGGGATGGGCTTGTCACGAAGACTATTATTCATGTTTCCACTATAAATTAGATTTAGAGAGTGGAAATTTATCCATTGTAGGGGATAAAATTATGAAAATCTAA
- the infB gene encoding translation initiation factor IF-2 — MALRFPIVSVLGHVDHGKTSLLDKIRKTRVTKREAGGITQHIGASEIPIDVIKKISGNLLNMLNAKITIPGLLVIDTPGHEAFTSLRKRGGALADIAILVVDINEGFKPQTIEAINILKQCKTPFVVAANKIDLIPGWSSVEGPFVLNFNEKNQHPNALTEFEIRLYENVIKPLNEMGFEADLFMRVKDIAKTVNIIPVSAMTGEGIPDLLVMIAGLAQKFLEQNLSLNVEGYAKGTVLEVKEEKGLGKTIDAIIYDGIAKRGDYIVVGNPDGVLVSKIKALLKPKPLDEMRDPRDKFKPVKEVVASAGVKISAPELENVIAGSPLRIVPKNKVDEAKEEILKEIEEVAIETDEEGIIIKADTMGSLEALANELRKNNVKIKKAEVGDVSKKDVIEASSYAQSNPLNGAIISFNTKILPDAKTEIEKTDVKVFEGNIIYKLVEDYDEWLKEMNEKMKSDELSKLTKPAIIKILPNCIFRQKNPAICGVEVIYGTLKVGSPLMTEDGKKLGYVKEIKNQKQENIKEAKVGMQVPISIEGNIVLGRNAKENDILYVEVPEHEVRKLYHEYKGELRGDEREALSKYMELKQKLEGNLFWGM, encoded by the coding sequence ATGGCTTTAAGATTTCCTATAGTTAGTGTTTTAGGGCATGTGGATCATGGTAAAACAAGTTTACTTGATAAAATAAGAAAAACAAGGGTTACAAAAAGAGAAGCTGGTGGAATTACCCAGCATATTGGGGCCAGTGAAATCCCAATAGACGTTATAAAGAAGATTTCTGGAAACCTACTAAATATGTTAAATGCTAAAATAACGATTCCTGGGCTTTTGGTTATTGATACCCCAGGACACGAGGCTTTTACCTCCTTGAGAAAAAGGGGAGGAGCTCTGGCAGATATTGCCATATTGGTAGTAGATATTAATGAAGGGTTTAAGCCCCAAACGATTGAGGCTATTAATATTTTAAAACAATGTAAAACCCCCTTCGTGGTAGCTGCAAATAAAATTGATCTTATCCCAGGATGGAGCTCTGTTGAAGGGCCATTTGTTTTAAATTTTAATGAGAAAAATCAGCATCCTAATGCATTGACTGAATTCGAAATAAGACTCTATGAAAATGTTATAAAGCCTTTAAACGAAATGGGCTTTGAAGCAGACCTTTTTATGAGGGTTAAAGACATTGCAAAAACTGTTAACATAATTCCAGTTTCAGCTATGACTGGAGAAGGAATCCCAGATTTACTGGTTATGATTGCAGGTTTGGCTCAGAAGTTTTTAGAACAGAACTTGAGCTTAAATGTTGAAGGTTATGCAAAAGGTACCGTTTTGGAAGTTAAAGAAGAAAAAGGACTGGGAAAAACTATTGATGCGATAATTTATGACGGTATTGCAAAAAGAGGAGATTATATAGTGGTTGGAAATCCTGATGGAGTTTTAGTTTCAAAGATTAAGGCCCTTTTAAAACCTAAACCATTGGATGAAATGAGAGATCCAAGGGATAAGTTTAAACCTGTTAAAGAGGTTGTTGCATCTGCAGGGGTTAAAATATCAGCTCCTGAATTGGAAAACGTTATTGCAGGAAGTCCTTTAAGGATCGTTCCAAAGAACAAGGTAGATGAGGCTAAAGAGGAAATTTTGAAAGAAATTGAAGAAGTAGCCATAGAGACAGATGAAGAAGGAATCATCATTAAGGCAGACACTATGGGTTCATTGGAAGCTCTTGCCAATGAGTTAAGAAAAAATAATGTTAAAATTAAAAAAGCAGAAGTTGGGGACGTTTCTAAAAAAGACGTTATTGAAGCTTCATCCTATGCTCAATCAAACCCATTAAATGGGGCTATAATATCATTTAACACAAAAATACTTCCAGATGCAAAAACAGAAATAGAAAAAACCGATGTAAAGGTATTTGAAGGAAACATTATCTACAAGTTAGTTGAAGACTATGATGAATGGTTAAAAGAAATGAATGAAAAGATGAAATCCGATGAATTAAGTAAACTTACAAAACCTGCAATCATTAAAATACTTCCTAACTGTATATTCAGGCAGAAAAATCCTGCGATCTGTGGTGTTGAAGTTATATATGGGACCTTAAAAGTAGGCAGTCCTTTAATGACTGAGGATGGAAAAAAATTAGGTTATGTGAAAGAAATTAAAAACCAAAAGCAGGAGAATATTAAAGAGGCAAAAGTTGGCATGCAGGTTCCTATTTCAATTGAAGGTAATATAGTGTTGGGAAGGAACGCCAAGGAAAATGATATACTATATGTGGAAGTTCCTGAACATGAAGTTAGAAAGCTCTACCATGAATATAAGGGAGAATTAAGAGGAGATGAACGGGAAGCCCTCTCAAAATACATGGAATTAAAACAAAAACTCGAAGGGAACCTATTCTGGGGAATGTAA
- a CDS encoding TraB/GumN family protein — protein sequence MHVRINNGISECDIHLIGTAHVSDESIHNVEKAIMEIDPDLIAVELDKDRFLSIMNSGNSKNADNIHNIDILKIIKEGKIGLFLIHTILANFQKKIGEQFGIKPGSEMKKAVDLAILYNKPVSLIDRPINITLSRAMNKMTLKEKIDVLLGLLTEKNDIEIDEKSLNNMINNAEDLILMLKEVSPAIYEVLVDERDKFMAKNIFESSKGKEKIVAVVGAGHLNGIANYLRELESGKNIDLGELMEVKKKSNILGKLASIGLVLLIIYGFYMASSNLDVLKKLTLDWILVNGSLSSLGVLIARGRIQTAIAAFLAAPITSLIPVIGAGYIAGLVELKYRKITVEDIKELFNTEDFKKLIKNNAMKVLIVAALANLGSAIGTFYFIPRFLGY from the coding sequence ATGCACGTAAGGATTAACAATGGAATAAGTGAATGTGATATTCACTTAATAGGTACTGCCCATGTTTCCGACGAAAGTATACATAACGTGGAAAAAGCAATAATGGAAATAGATCCTGATTTAATTGCTGTTGAACTCGATAAAGACAGATTTCTTTCCATTATGAACAGCGGAAACTCAAAGAATGCGGATAATATACATAATATAGATATTTTAAAGATTATTAAAGAAGGAAAGATTGGGCTCTTTTTGATTCATACAATTTTAGCGAATTTTCAAAAAAAGATTGGGGAACAGTTTGGCATAAAACCAGGTAGTGAAATGAAAAAAGCGGTAGATTTGGCTATTTTATATAATAAACCTGTTTCACTTATAGACCGGCCAATAAACATTACTCTTTCAAGGGCCATGAATAAAATGACTTTAAAGGAAAAAATAGATGTTTTATTGGGGCTCCTAACTGAAAAAAACGATATTGAAATAGATGAAAAATCACTAAACAATATGATAAATAACGCCGAAGATTTAATTTTAATGTTAAAAGAAGTTTCACCAGCAATTTACGAAGTTCTTGTAGATGAAAGAGATAAGTTCATGGCAAAGAACATTTTTGAATCCAGTAAGGGAAAAGAAAAAATAGTTGCAGTTGTTGGGGCAGGCCATTTAAATGGAATTGCCAACTATTTAAGGGAACTTGAATCTGGAAAAAATATTGATTTAGGAGAGTTAATGGAAGTTAAAAAGAAGTCCAACATACTTGGAAAATTGGCGTCAATTGGTTTGGTTTTATTAATCATCTATGGATTTTATATGGCTTCTTCAAATTTAGATGTTTTAAAAAAACTAACTTTAGATTGGATACTTGTAAATGGAAGTCTTTCATCATTAGGTGTTTTAATCGCCAGGGGACGTATTCAAACTGCAATTGCAGCGTTTTTAGCTGCACCGATAACTTCCCTAATACCAGTTATTGGAGCAGGGTATATAGCAGGTCTTGTGGAGTTAAAATACAGAAAAATAACTGTTGAAGACATAAAAGAATTATTTAACACTGAAGATTTTAAAAAACTAATTAAAAATAATGCAATGAAGGTACTAATAGTGGCTGCACTTGCAAATTTAGGAAGTGCCATAGGTACCTTTTACTTTATACCAAGATTTTTAGGATATTAA
- a CDS encoding nucleoside-diphosphate kinase, which produces MKERTFVALKPDAVKRKLIGRIIQRFEDKGLDIVDMKMLTLSREMVEKCYMEHRGKGFYEKLINFMTSGRIVILIVEGENVISIVRKMIGSTNPKEAEPGTIRGDFALSTPDNIIHASDSKESAEREISLFFGR; this is translated from the coding sequence ATGAAAGAGAGAACTTTTGTGGCTTTAAAGCCAGATGCAGTTAAAAGAAAATTAATCGGAAGAATTATCCAGAGATTCGAAGATAAAGGGCTTGATATTGTAGATATGAAGATGTTAACCCTTTCAAGAGAAATGGTTGAAAAGTGTTATATGGAACACAGAGGAAAAGGGTTTTATGAGAAACTTATAAATTTCATGACATCAGGTAGAATCGTAATTCTTATTGTTGAAGGAGAAAATGTAATATCGATTGTTAGGAAAATGATCGGAAGTACAAATCCTAAAGAAGCAGAACCTGGGACTATCAGGGGAGATTTTGCTTTATCGACTCCTGATAATATAATACATGCATCTGATTCAAAAGAAAGTGCAGAGAGAGAAATAAGTCTATTTTTTGGAAGATAA